In Fusobacterium canifelinum, a genomic segment contains:
- the nikB gene encoding nickel ABC transporter permease, producing MIKNNFINRILQILVVLFGISFFTFSLTYLSPGDPAEIMLTECGNIPTPELLEQTRAELGLDKPFVEQYCRWAGHVIQGELGKSYSLRVPVIDKIKTAFMPTLKLSLLSLAFMIVISLPLGILAALKVNKWQDYLVRAISFTGLSIPSFWLGLIFLSIFGVMLRWVTVSGGKADFKSMILPAFTLGFAMSAKYIRQVRHTVLEELNKDYVIGARMRGIKESTILIKHVLPNALIPLITLLGLSLGSLLGGTAVIEIIYNFPGMGNLAIKAISFRDYPLVQAYVLLIALIYLVINLIVDFSYKLLDKRIEGAN from the coding sequence ATGATAAAAAATAATTTTATTAACAGGATTTTACAAATTTTAGTAGTTCTTTTTGGAATAAGTTTTTTCACTTTTAGTTTAACTTACTTATCTCCAGGTGACCCTGCTGAAATTATGTTAACAGAATGTGGAAATATTCCAACACCTGAACTTCTTGAACAGACAAGAGCAGAGCTTGGCTTAGATAAACCCTTTGTTGAACAATATTGTAGATGGGCAGGACATGTTATACAAGGAGAATTAGGAAAATCTTATTCTTTAAGAGTTCCTGTTATAGATAAAATAAAAACAGCTTTTATGCCAACATTAAAACTTTCTTTACTATCGCTTGCATTTATGATAGTTATTTCTTTACCCTTAGGTATTCTTGCTGCTTTAAAAGTTAATAAATGGCAAGACTATCTTGTGAGAGCAATAAGTTTTACTGGACTTTCTATTCCTAGTTTTTGGTTGGGATTAATTTTTTTGAGTATTTTTGGTGTAATGCTTCGTTGGGTAACTGTTTCAGGTGGTAAGGCTGATTTTAAATCAATGATACTACCTGCATTTACACTAGGATTTGCAATGTCTGCAAAATATATAAGACAGGTTAGACATACTGTTTTAGAAGAATTAAATAAAGATTATGTTATAGGAGCTAGGATGAGAGGTATAAAAGAAAGTACAATACTTATAAAACATGTACTACCAAATGCTTTAATACCTCTAATCACTCTATTAGGTTTATCTCTTGGTAGTTTATTAGGTGGAACAGCTGTTATAGAAATAATATATAACTTCCCTGGAATGGGAAATTTAGCTATCAAAGCTATCTCTTTTAGAGATTATCCTTTAGTTCAAGCTTATGTACTTCTTATTGCACTTATTTATTTAGTGATAAACCTTATAGTAGATTTTTCATATAAACTACTAGATAAGAGAATTGAGGGGGCAAACTAA
- the nikC gene encoding nickel transporter permease, with protein MKGTKFIKGHKQLIFFLIMAIIIVLIAIFAKQIAPKDPLNAVMTKPLHAPDNENLLGTDILGRDILSRIIYGTRYSLFMTLVLVGTVFTLGTILGLLAGYFGGIIDTLIMRLADMMVSFPGIILAIAIAGLLGPSMTNAIIAISSVTWPKYARLSRSMVLKIKKELYVEAAKLTGSKDKDILFKYILPNMITLMLVTAISDIGALMLEISALSFLGFGAQPPIPEWGAMLNEGRTYLAKAPWLMLYPGIAIVIVVVVFNMLGDNIKDLIDIKEEDF; from the coding sequence GTGAAAGGAACAAAATTTATAAAAGGACATAAACAACTTATATTTTTTCTTATAATGGCAATAATTATTGTTTTGATTGCTATCTTTGCAAAACAAATAGCCCCAAAAGATCCATTGAATGCAGTTATGACTAAACCTCTACATGCTCCTGATAATGAAAATTTATTAGGAACTGATATTTTAGGAAGAGATATTTTATCTCGTATTATCTATGGAACTAGGTATTCTCTTTTTATGACATTGGTACTTGTTGGGACTGTTTTCACTCTTGGAACTATTTTAGGCTTATTAGCAGGATATTTTGGAGGAATCATTGATACCCTTATAATGAGACTTGCTGATATGATGGTATCTTTCCCAGGTATTATTCTTGCGATAGCAATAGCAGGACTTTTAGGACCTAGTATGACAAATGCAATTATTGCAATTTCTTCAGTTACTTGGCCTAAGTATGCAAGACTTTCAAGGAGTATGGTTTTAAAAATAAAAAAAGAATTATATGTTGAAGCTGCAAAGCTTACTGGAAGTAAAGATAAAGATATTTTATTTAAATATATTTTACCAAATATGATTACTCTTATGTTAGTAACTGCTATTTCAGATATAGGGGCATTGATGCTTGAAATTTCTGCATTATCATTTTTAGGTTTTGGAGCTCAACCTCCTATTCCAGAGTGGGGAGCAATGCTTAATGAAGGAAGAACATATCTTGCAAAAGCTCCTTGGCTTATGTTATATCCTGGAATAGCAATAGTTATAGTTGTTGTTGTATTTAATATGCTTGGAGATAATATAAAAGATTTAATTGATATTAAGGAAGAAGATTTTTAA
- a CDS encoding ABC transporter substrate-binding protein, whose amino-acid sequence MKFFKKKSFAFLMAILMMFTLVACGGDKKETTSTSTNENVELVIGVTSFADTLEPTEQYFSWVITRYGVGENLVRFDEHGELQASLAEDWKVSDDKLTWEFKIRDGVKFSNGNPLTAEAVKSSLERTFRKSKRAEGFFKPTSIVADGQTLKISTEKPVAILPQCLADPLFLILDTSDNVEEYTTNAPICTGPYVFKEFVPTEYAVVERNENYWDGKPGLAKVTFKCINDQSTRSLSLKTGEIGVAYNLKIENKADFEGQDDINIQELKSLRSTYAFMNQNGVLKDISLRQALIRALDKKAYTENLLSGAATPGKAPIPPTLDFGFDKLVDENAYNPESSKEILAKAGYKDVDGDGFVEKPDGSKLELNFVIYTSREELKVYAQAAQANLKDVGINVNLKTVSYETLLDMRDSGNFDLLIWNVLAANTGDPEKYLYENWDSRSASNQAGYKNEKVDELLDKLNVEFDPEKRKELAVEIQQLIMNDAATVFFGYETTFLYSNKKVQNVKMFPMDYYWLTKDVTVSE is encoded by the coding sequence ATGAAGTTTTTTAAAAAGAAAAGTTTTGCTTTTCTAATGGCAATTTTAATGATGTTTACTTTAGTAGCTTGTGGAGGAGATAAAAAAGAAACAACTTCTACTTCTACAAATGAAAATGTGGAATTAGTTATAGGTGTTACAAGTTTCGCTGATACTCTTGAACCTACTGAACAGTATTTTAGTTGGGTTATAACTCGTTATGGTGTTGGAGAAAACTTAGTTCGTTTTGATGAACATGGGGAATTACAAGCTTCACTTGCTGAAGATTGGAAAGTTAGTGATGATAAATTAACTTGGGAATTTAAAATTAGAGATGGAGTGAAATTCTCTAATGGTAATCCTTTAACAGCAGAAGCAGTAAAATCTTCTCTTGAAAGAACTTTTAGAAAAAGTAAAAGAGCTGAAGGATTCTTTAAGCCTACTTCAATAGTTGCAGATGGGCAAACTTTAAAAATATCTACTGAAAAACCAGTTGCTATTTTACCTCAATGTTTAGCAGATCCTCTATTCTTAATATTAGATACTTCTGATAATGTTGAAGAATATACAACAAATGCTCCTATCTGTACAGGACCTTATGTATTTAAAGAATTTGTTCCTACTGAATATGCAGTAGTTGAAAGAAATGAAAATTATTGGGATGGAAAACCTGGACTTGCAAAAGTTACTTTTAAATGTATCAATGACCAAAGTACTCGTTCTTTATCTTTAAAAACAGGAGAAATTGGTGTTGCTTACAATTTGAAAATTGAAAATAAGGCTGATTTTGAAGGACAAGACGATATTAATATTCAAGAATTAAAATCACTTAGATCTACTTATGCTTTTATGAATCAAAATGGAGTTTTAAAAGATATTTCTCTTCGTCAAGCGTTAATTAGAGCTTTAGATAAAAAAGCATATACTGAAAATTTATTAAGTGGAGCTGCTACTCCTGGTAAAGCACCTATTCCTCCTACATTAGATTTTGGTTTTGATAAACTTGTTGATGAAAATGCTTATAACCCTGAAAGTTCAAAAGAAATATTGGCAAAAGCAGGATATAAAGATGTAGATGGCGATGGTTTTGTTGAAAAACCAGATGGTTCAAAACTTGAATTAAACTTTGTAATCTACACAAGTAGAGAAGAACTAAAAGTTTATGCTCAAGCTGCTCAAGCTAACTTAAAAGATGTTGGAATTAATGTTAATTTAAAAACTGTTAGTTATGAAACTCTTTTAGATATGAGAGATTCTGGAAACTTTGATTTATTGATTTGGAATGTACTTGCTGCTAATACAGGAGATCCTGAAAAATATCTATATGAAAACTGGGATAGCAGATCTGCATCTAACCAAGCAGGATACAAAAATGAAAAAGTTGATGAATTATTAGATAAATTAAATGTAGAATTTGATCCAGAAAAAAGAAAAGAATTAGCAGTTGAAATTCAACAATTAATAATGAATGATGCTGCAACAGTATTCTTTGGATATGAAACTACTTTCCTATACTCAAATAAAAAAGTACAAAATGTAAAAATGTTCCCAATGGATTACTATTGGTTAACAAAAGATGTTACAGTTAGTGAATAG
- a CDS encoding ABC transporter ATP-binding protein, with translation MLEIKDLTIQYGEKDAVVENFSLTMQKGEIISIVGESGSGKSTVLRSIIGGLLGQGKVISGDIVFNGKSLLNLSNNEWREFRGKVISMISQDCGATLNPIRKIGSQYIEYINAHTKLNKTEAEEKALFMLEKVRLPEVKNIMNSYPYELSGGMKQRVGIAMALTFEPELILADEPTSALDVTTQAQIVKQMMELRDEFHTGIIIVTHNMGVAAYMADKIIVMQNGVIVDSGTREEIINNPKSDYTKKLLKSIPEMDGERFV, from the coding sequence ATGCTAGAAATTAAAGATTTAACGATACAATATGGAGAAAAAGATGCTGTTGTTGAAAATTTTTCTTTAACTATGCAAAAAGGGGAGATTATAAGCATCGTTGGAGAATCTGGAAGTGGCAAATCTACTGTTCTTCGTTCAATAATAGGTGGACTTTTAGGACAGGGAAAAGTTATTTCTGGAGATATAGTTTTCAATGGAAAATCACTGTTAAATCTTTCAAATAATGAGTGGAGAGAATTTAGAGGGAAAGTTATCTCCATGATTTCTCAAGATTGTGGAGCAACATTGAATCCTATAAGAAAGATAGGCTCTCAATATATTGAATATATAAATGCTCATACAAAATTAAATAAAACTGAGGCAGAAGAAAAAGCACTTTTTATGTTAGAAAAAGTTCGTTTACCTGAGGTAAAAAATATTATGAATAGCTATCCTTATGAACTCTCTGGAGGGATGAAACAGAGAGTTGGGATTGCTATGGCTCTTACATTTGAGCCAGAACTTATTTTAGCAGATGAGCCTACATCTGCCTTAGATGTTACAACACAGGCTCAAATTGTAAAACAAATGATGGAATTAAGAGATGAATTTCATACTGGTATAATTATAGTTACTCATAATATGGGAGTTGCTGCATATATGGCAGATAAAATTATAGTTATGCAAAATGGTGTAATTGTTGACAGTGGTACAAGGGAAGAAATTATAAATAATCCTAAGAGTGATTATACAAAAAAACTACTTAAATCAATTCCTGAAATGGATGGTGAGAGATTTGTCTAA
- a CDS encoding ABC transporter ATP-binding protein, with the protein MVRDLSKDNELILEARNLTKQFKVSRNNTLTACDNINLSMYKGRTLGIVGESGCGKSTFLRMLMNLEKISSGEIFYKGKDISKFSKDEIWESRQHIQMVYQDPGASFNPRMKVVDILTEPLINYNRLKKEDKERKAIELLEMVDLPADFIHKYPQNMSGGQKQRIGIARALSLEPEVLVCDEATSALDVSIQKNIIELLVKLQKERDLCIVFICHDIALVEAFAHEIAVMYLGNVLEILPGEKLKDSASHPYTKALLSSLFSINMDFSEKIASIEGDVPSPINLPSGCVFQGRCKFVKDKCKGQKPTLESIDKNHEVACYFTKEINNL; encoded by the coding sequence ATGGTGAGAGATTTGTCTAAAGATAATGAATTAATATTAGAGGCTAGGAACTTAACAAAACAATTTAAAGTTTCTAGAAATAATACTCTAACTGCCTGTGATAATATAAATCTATCTATGTATAAAGGGAGAACTTTAGGAATTGTAGGAGAATCTGGTTGTGGAAAATCTACTTTTTTAAGAATGCTTATGAATTTAGAAAAGATTTCAAGTGGAGAAATTTTCTATAAGGGTAAAGATATAAGTAAATTTTCTAAAGATGAAATTTGGGAAAGTAGACAGCATATACAAATGGTATATCAGGATCCTGGGGCTTCTTTTAACCCTAGAATGAAAGTAGTGGATATTTTAACTGAACCACTTATTAACTATAACAGGCTAAAAAAGGAAGATAAAGAGAGAAAAGCTATTGAACTTCTTGAAATGGTTGACCTGCCTGCAGATTTTATTCATAAATATCCTCAAAATATGAGTGGTGGACAAAAGCAAAGAATTGGTATAGCAAGAGCTTTATCATTAGAGCCTGAAGTTTTAGTTTGTGATGAAGCTACATCTGCTCTTGATGTTTCTATACAAAAAAATATAATTGAACTTTTAGTAAAATTACAAAAAGAAAGAGATTTATGTATAGTTTTTATTTGTCATGATATTGCACTTGTTGAAGCTTTTGCTCATGAAATAGCAGTTATGTATTTAGGTAATGTTTTAGAAATTTTACCTGGAGAAAAATTAAAAGATAGTGCTTCTCATCCATATACAAAAGCTCTTTTAAGTTCTTTATTCTCCATCAATATGGATTTTTCTGAAAAGATAGCTAGTATTGAAGGAGATGTGCCTAGTCCTATTAACTTACCTAGTGGTTGTGTATTTCAAGGGCGTTGTAAATTTGTGAAAGATAAATGTAAAGGACAAAAACCTACTTTAGAAAGTATTGATAAAAATCATGAAGTAGCTTGTTATTTTACAAAAGAAATAAATAATTTATAA
- the fusA gene encoding elongation factor G, giving the protein MKVFTTENIRNISLLGHRGSGKTTLVESILYVKDYIKRKGDVENGTTVSDFDKEEIRRIFSINTSLIPVEHNDVKLNFLDTPGYFDFVGEVVSSLRVSASAVLVLDATAGVEVGTEKAWKLLEERKLPRIIFVNKMDKGYVNYQKLLNELKEKFGKKIAPFCIPIGEKDEFKGFVNVVDMVGRVFDGKECVDTPIPADIDVSEVRNLLFEAIAETDEALMDKYFAGEEFTKEEIVKGLHKGVVNGDIVPVMVGSAQQNIGIHTLLNYLELYMPCPTELFSGQRIGEDPTTQQEKVVKISSENPFSAIVFKTLVDPFIGKISFFKVNSGSIKKETEVFNPKKNKKERIAQILTMQGNKQIELDELRAGDIGATTKLQFTQTGDTLCDKNFPVVFNKIRFPKPNIYSGVLPADKNDDEKLSTAIQRVMEEDPTFVMSRNYETKQLLIGGQGEKHLYIILCKIKNKFGVHAELQDVVVSYRETILGKAEVQGKHKKQSGGAGQFGDVFIRFEHSEKDFEFVDEIKGGVVPKNYIPAVEKGLIEAKEKGVLAGYPVINFKATLYDGSYHPVDSNDLSFKLAAILAFKAGMEKAKPVLLEPVVRMEIRIPEEYMGDVMGDLNKRRGRVLGMDHTETGEQLLLAEVPEAEILKYSIDLRALTQGRGEFEYEFIRYEEVPENISKRIIEERNKDK; this is encoded by the coding sequence ATGAAAGTTTTTACCACAGAAAATATTAGAAATATCTCTCTATTAGGACATAGAGGTTCTGGGAAGACTACACTTGTAGAGTCTATCCTTTATGTCAAGGACTATATCAAGAGAAAAGGAGATGTAGAAAATGGAACTACTGTTTCAGACTTTGATAAAGAAGAAATTCGTAGAATTTTCTCAATAAATACATCTTTGATTCCAGTTGAACATAATGATGTAAAACTTAATTTCCTTGATACACCAGGATATTTTGATTTTGTTGGAGAAGTAGTATCATCACTAAGAGTATCTGCTTCTGCTGTACTTGTTTTAGATGCAACTGCTGGAGTAGAAGTTGGAACTGAAAAAGCTTGGAAACTACTTGAAGAAAGAAAATTGCCTAGAATTATTTTTGTAAATAAAATGGATAAAGGTTATGTAAATTATCAAAAACTTTTAAATGAATTAAAGGAAAAATTTGGTAAGAAAATCGCTCCTTTCTGTATTCCTATTGGAGAAAAAGATGAATTTAAAGGCTTTGTAAATGTTGTAGATATGGTAGGAAGAGTATTTGATGGTAAAGAATGTGTAGATACACCTATTCCAGCTGATATAGATGTTAGTGAAGTTAGAAATCTATTATTTGAAGCTATAGCTGAAACTGATGAAGCTTTAATGGATAAATATTTTGCAGGAGAAGAATTTACAAAAGAGGAAATAGTAAAAGGACTACATAAAGGTGTAGTTAATGGAGATATAGTTCCAGTTATGGTTGGTTCTGCACAACAAAATATTGGAATACATACTTTATTAAATTATTTAGAATTATATATGCCTTGTCCAACTGAATTATTTAGTGGTCAAAGAATAGGAGAAGATCCTACAACTCAACAAGAAAAAGTTGTGAAGATTTCTTCTGAAAATCCATTCTCAGCGATAGTTTTTAAAACTTTGGTTGACCCATTTATAGGAAAAATTAGTTTCTTTAAAGTAAATTCAGGAAGTATTAAGAAAGAAACTGAAGTATTTAACCCTAAGAAAAATAAAAAAGAAAGAATTGCTCAAATTTTAACAATGCAAGGAAATAAGCAAATAGAGCTTGATGAATTGCGTGCAGGAGATATAGGAGCAACAACTAAGTTACAATTTACTCAAACTGGAGATACTCTATGTGATAAAAACTTCCCAGTTGTATTTAATAAAATAAGATTCCCTAAACCAAATATTTATTCAGGTGTATTACCAGCTGATAAAAATGATGATGAAAAATTAAGTACAGCAATACAAAGAGTTATGGAAGAAGACCCAACATTTGTTATGAGTAGAAACTATGAAACAAAACAATTATTAATAGGTGGACAAGGGGAAAAACATCTATATATAATTTTATGTAAGATAAAAAATAAATTTGGAGTTCATGCTGAATTACAAGATGTTGTAGTTTCTTACCGTGAAACTATACTTGGAAAAGCAGAAGTTCAAGGAAAACACAAAAAACAATCTGGTGGAGCAGGACAATTTGGAGATGTATTTATAAGATTTGAACATTCTGAAAAAGACTTTGAATTTGTAGATGAAATTAAAGGTGGAGTTGTCCCTAAAAACTATATTCCAGCAGTTGAAAAAGGACTTATAGAAGCTAAAGAAAAAGGAGTTTTAGCAGGATATCCTGTTATAAACTTTAAAGCAACTCTATATGATGGAAGTTATCACCCAGTTGACTCTAATGATTTGTCATTTAAATTAGCAGCTATCCTTGCTTTTAAAGCTGGTATGGAAAAAGCTAAACCTGTTCTTTTAGAACCAGTTGTGAGAATGGAAATTAGAATACCAGAAGAATACATGGGAGATGTAATGGGGGATTTGAACAAGAGAAGAGGTAGAGTTTTAGGTATGGACCATACTGAAACTGGTGAACAACTTTTACTTGCAGAAGTTCCAGAAGCAGAAATATTAAAATACTCTATTGATTTAAGAGCTTTAACACAAGGTAGAGGGGAATTTGAATATGAATTTATAAGATATGAAGAAGTTCCTGAAAATATTTCTAAGAGAATTATAGAGGAAAGAAACAAAGATAAATAG
- the nagE gene encoding N-acetylglucosamine-specific PTS transporter subunit IIBC → MFSYLQKIGKALMVPVAVLPAAAIMLGIGYWIDPSGWGANSQLAAFLIKAGAAILDNMPILFAVGVAYGLSKDKDGAAALAGLVAFEIVTTLLSTGAVSQIMGIPQEEVHAAFGKINNQFIGILCGVISGELYNRFHKIELPKFLAFFSGKRFVPIITSVVMIVVSFILTYIWPIIYGALVSFGTSIAKLGPVGAGIYGFFNRLLIPVGLHHAVNSVFWFNVAGINDIGRFWGSPEAAYADLPEILQGTYHVGMYQAGFFPIMMFGLLGACVAFIQTSKPENRTKIFSIMVAAGFTSFLTGVTEPIEFAFMFVAPVLYLLHAILTGVSLFLAASFNWMAGFSFSGGFIDFFLSLRNPNANNPFMLIVLGLVFFVIYYFVFLFVIKAFNLKTPGREESDEEKAEAVKVKTTNSELAESLVGLLGGANNIVEVDNCTTRLRLKVKDSANVKEGEIKKLVSGVLKPSKETVQVIIGPHVEFVATELKRILEK, encoded by the coding sequence ATGTTTAGTTATTTACAAAAAATTGGTAAAGCACTTATGGTTCCAGTGGCAGTTTTACCAGCTGCAGCCATAATGTTAGGTATAGGTTACTGGATAGATCCAAGTGGTTGGGGTGCTAATAGTCAATTAGCAGCATTTTTAATAAAAGCAGGGGCAGCAATATTAGATAATATGCCAATATTATTTGCTGTTGGTGTTGCTTATGGATTGTCAAAAGATAAAGATGGAGCAGCGGCTCTTGCAGGGCTTGTTGCATTTGAAATAGTTACAACTCTATTATCAACAGGAGCTGTATCTCAAATAATGGGTATTCCACAAGAAGAAGTTCATGCAGCATTTGGAAAAATTAATAACCAATTCATAGGTATACTTTGTGGAGTTATATCAGGAGAGTTATATAATAGATTCCATAAAATTGAATTACCTAAATTTTTAGCATTTTTTAGTGGAAAAAGATTTGTTCCTATTATAACTTCTGTTGTTATGATAGTTGTTTCATTTATTTTAACATACATATGGCCAATTATTTATGGAGCATTAGTAAGCTTTGGAACAAGTATAGCAAAATTAGGACCAGTTGGAGCAGGAATATATGGTTTCTTTAATAGACTATTGATACCAGTAGGTTTACACCATGCTGTAAACTCTGTATTTTGGTTTAATGTTGCAGGAATAAATGATATAGGAAGATTCTGGGGAAGTCCAGAAGCAGCTTATGCAGACTTACCAGAAATTTTACAAGGAACATATCATGTTGGAATGTACCAAGCAGGTTTCTTCCCAATAATGATGTTCGGACTTTTGGGAGCTTGTGTTGCATTTATTCAAACTTCAAAACCAGAAAATAGAACTAAAATATTTTCTATAATGGTTGCTGCTGGATTTACAAGTTTCTTAACAGGAGTAACAGAACCAATAGAATTTGCATTTATGTTTGTTGCACCAGTTCTTTATTTACTACATGCAATACTTACAGGAGTTTCATTATTCTTAGCTGCATCATTTAACTGGATGGCAGGATTTAGTTTCTCAGGAGGATTTATAGATTTCTTCCTATCATTAAGAAATCCAAATGCAAATAATCCATTTATGTTAATAGTTCTAGGATTAGTATTCTTTGTAATTTATTACTTTGTATTCCTATTTGTTATTAAAGCCTTTAATTTAAAAACACCAGGAAGAGAAGAAAGTGATGAAGAAAAAGCAGAAGCTGTAAAAGTTAAAACTACAAACTCAGAATTAGCTGAATCATTAGTAGGTTTATTAGGTGGAGCAAATAATATAGTTGAAGTAGATAATTGTACTACAAGACTTAGATTAAAAGTTAAAGATAGTGCTAATGTAAAAGAAGGAGAAATTAAAAAATTAGTTTCAGGAGTGTTGAAACCTTCAAAAGAAACAGTACAAGTTATAATAGGACCTCATGTTGAATTTGTTGCTACTGAATTAAAAAGAATATTAGAAAAATAA
- a CDS encoding NfeD family protein produces the protein MGYLFWLMLTIIFTVIEFIGPALVSVWFAFAAAITIFVSLAFDNLKVEITFFAAISVLAIIFFRPFAKKILSKKKDNFDAKVIDTSIVVKKIVDVSKEEKIYDVSYKGSIWTALSNEIFEVGDIPVISDFKGNKIIIKK, from the coding sequence ATGGGATATTTATTTTGGTTAATGCTTACAATTATTTTCACTGTTATTGAATTTATAGGACCTGCACTTGTTTCAGTTTGGTTTGCTTTTGCAGCAGCTATAACAATATTTGTTTCTTTAGCATTTGATAATTTAAAAGTAGAAATAACTTTTTTTGCTGCTATTTCTGTTTTAGCAATTATATTTTTTAGACCTTTTGCTAAAAAAATTCTTTCTAAAAAGAAAGATAACTTTGATGCTAAAGTAATAGATACAAGTATTGTAGTAAAAAAAATTGTTGATGTTAGTAAAGAAGAAAAAATTTATGATGTCAGTTACAAAGGCTCTATTTGGACTGCATTAAGTAATGAAATTTTTGAAGTAGGAGATATTCCTGTTATTTCTGATTTTAAAGGTAATAAAATTATTATAAAAAAATAA
- a CDS encoding SPFH domain-containing protein yields MFYIPFFVLLIILIAIVMLKAVKIVPESQVYIVEKLGKYYQSLSSGLNFINPFFDRVSRVVSLKEQVVDFDPQAVITKDNATMQIDTVVYFQITDPKLYTYGVERPLSAIENLTATTLRNIIGDMTVDETLTSRDIINTKMRQELDDATDPWGIKVNRVELKSILPPNDIRIAMEKEMKAEREKRAKILEAQATRESAILVAEGEKQSAILRAEAEKEVKIKEAEGRAQAILEVQKAEAEAIKVLNEAKPTKEILALKSFSTFEKVADGKSTKILIPSEIQNLAGFMQAIKEIK; encoded by the coding sequence ATGTTTTACATACCATTTTTTGTCTTGTTAATAATTTTGATAGCTATAGTCATGCTTAAAGCTGTTAAAATAGTTCCTGAATCTCAAGTTTATATAGTTGAAAAATTAGGAAAATACTATCAATCTTTAAGTTCAGGTTTAAACTTTATCAATCCATTCTTTGATAGAGTATCAAGGGTAGTTTCCCTTAAGGAACAGGTTGTTGACTTTGACCCACAAGCAGTTATCACAAAAGATAATGCTACTATGCAAATTGATACTGTTGTTTATTTCCAAATAACTGATCCTAAATTATATACTTATGGTGTTGAAAGACCTTTGTCAGCTATTGAAAATTTAACTGCTACAACTCTTAGAAACATTATAGGGGACATGACAGTTGATGAAACTTTAACATCAAGAGATATTATTAATACTAAAATGCGTCAAGAACTTGATGATGCAACTGATCCTTGGGGAATAAAAGTAAATAGAGTTGAATTAAAATCTATATTACCACCAAATGATATTAGAATTGCAATGGAAAAGGAAATGAAAGCTGAAAGAGAAAAAAGAGCTAAAATTCTTGAAGCTCAAGCTACTAGAGAATCTGCTATTCTTGTTGCTGAAGGGGAAAAACAATCTGCAATTTTGAGAGCCGAAGCTGAAAAAGAAGTTAAAATAAAAGAAGCTGAAGGTAGAGCTCAAGCTATTCTTGAAGTACAAAAAGCTGAAGCTGAAGCTATTAAAGTTTTAAATGAAGCTAAACCAACTAAAGAAATTTTAGCATTAAAATCTTTCAGTACATTTGAAAAAGTTGCTGATGGAAAATCTACAAAGATTCTTATTCCAAGTGAAATTCAAAATTTAGCTGGATTTATGCAAGCTATTAAAGAAATTAAATAA